The Emticicia oligotrophica DSM 17448 genome includes the window TCTCGTAAATAGATTTTAGGTGATTTAACCAATCGTTTTGGGATGTTTACAAAATATGGTTTAAGACGTCTAACCAAGAATGCACCTTCCATTAAATCTAAATAACGATTGATGGTTGGGTGTGTCAAGCCCATTGAACGACCTATACTTTCAGAATTCCATAAATTTCCATGAACACTGGCTAACATTCTCCAAAAACGTTCTATAGTTTGTGGCTCAGCACTTAGCCCTAGCAAGGCTAAATCTTTTTCAATGTAGGTTCTGATAAAGTTTTTTCGCCAAATCATACTCCCCCTTTCTGTACTAGCTAAATAAGAAAGTGGAAATCCGCCTCTGTGCCAAAGTTTAGTTTCATTTTCAGTATTAACTTCGTTTACTGTAAAAGGGGACAATTCTATATAACCGATTCTACCAGCTAACGAATCGGCACTTTTTTTTATTAAAGCGGGTGACGCTGAACCTAAAATGATAAATCTTCCAACACGTCTATCATTATCAATAATCCCTCTTAGTTCTGCCATTAATTGAGGCATTTGCTGAATTTCATCTAGAATTATTAATTTGTTTTGGTGGTTTTGTAGATATAATTCTGGGTTAGCTAATTTCTGACGGTCAACTGATGATTCCAAATCAAGGTAAAGAACTGGTTGAAGTTTAGCTAAACTTTTGGCTAAGGTTGTTTTTCCAACTTGACGTGGCCCGATGATACCTACAACCGGAAAAATTGTCAGATACTCATTCAGTAAAGGTGCTATATTTCGTATAATGTCCATGAAATATGTTAATTGCATTTTCAATTTTCATGGTAAATTTAAAAATTGTTTTTAAGTTTTACTACTAAAAAAAGAAAAAATTATTATAAATCCACGATGAATTGTATTAATCAGAATATTCAATATCACGGATAGGAGTGGGGCAATTTTTGATTGAATAGATTCCGCTAAAGAATAGCAATTTGCTGTAGAAATGTTCAAGTCTAGTAATGAAATCAAATGATACTTTACGCTGTAAATCATGTATATATGATAGAAGAAAAGATTTATGAAAAAGTTTTTAGGATTTCAATAAGATGCGGTAAATTTTAAGGAGGAAATTATTAGGATGCTTAATTATGGTAAAAGTGTATGAGAATTGTCAAAGAGATTTAAAAAAAAATAGCGTTAAAAATCAAAAACAAAAAAAGTGATGAGCACAGTAATTTTAGTTCGGAGCTAATTACAGCAAACGAACGGTAAAAAAAGAGACTGTTTAAATTACAAAAGGACGGGACATTTTAAACAAGCCTATCTTCAGCAAGTCCGCTAAGAGACGTCTATGCGTTAGTAAAATGCATAAAAAGGATTCATAGGGTTAATTTGATAATTGATTAAGACATTGCTCAATAATCAATATATTAGGTCCATACATTCATGTATCATTGTTTTGTGCAAAATCGGTTATAAGATTACTCTTTGTTAGGCACTATAGTGCATAGTATTTAATGATAGATATGAGATAAAAAAAAGGATGAGAGAAGTATAATTTCAATCAATTATTGATTTTTACAATGCCCATTTTAATGGCTTCTCGAGTTAAATCTACTACATTTTTTGCATCAAACTTTATAAGTAAATTACTTCGATGGAATTCAACGGTTTTAGTAGAAATAAATAATTTGTCTGCAATTTCATGACTAGTTTTTCCTAAAATGATAAGTTCTAAGACCTCTTTTTCACGGCTGGATAAAATAGGTAATCCCTTCATTTCTTCATGTTTGTATTGCTTAAGAAGAATTTTCTCTACATCTGGGGAGTAGAAAATATTTCCATTCATTATTTGTTCAATCCCTTCAAATAATACATCCTTTGTGTTATTTTTTGTAATAAATCCATTGGCTCCGGCCTTCATAGCTCTACCAATAATAAGGTCATCGAAGTGCATTGTAAAAAATAATACTTTTGGATTATGAAATTTGGTTTTTATGTATTTACAGTAATCAATGCCATTGATGGGAATAACAGAAACATCAAGTAAAACAACATCTATTCTATTGTTTTCAAAAATTTCGTCTAGGCCTTCCGTTTTTGAGTAAAACCCGATAAAGTTAAAATTTTGATTTAATGATAGTAAATTGGTGATACCTTCTCCAAAAATGATATGGTCATCAATTAGGATAATATTTATCATAATGTTTATCTACTTTTCAATATTAATTGTGTGAAAGATTAGAAAATGGATACAAATCTTATAAAATAAAATCAATGAAGAACAAGTAGAAGTGTTAAATGAGTAAATTCAGGGGTTTTCCCTAGCTATTTTTTGAATAATTATCCTAAAGATTTATTTTCTTCTTATTAATAACGGATAAATCTTATCAAATAATAAATAGGTAATTGTTTATGTTAGCAATGAAATAAGGACTTAAAAGTTATGTTATTAATAAATTATAATAAAATCTTCATTAAAATAATTTAAAAGGTACTTTGAGGTATTGGATAAATTTTACGTATATCAGTATTTATTTTAAATTCTGAAAGGTTTTTGAAGCTGGGATCATAGAAAAAAATTATATATTCGTCTTTGATAATTGTTTCAGTTTTATTGGCTGCGATTTTCTCAAATAAGTCACATGTTGGTTAATCTTGAAACGATTAAGGGTAGATGATGCCTTACATCATACATGCCTTTTCGAAATATAAAAATTGCTGTGATAATTTAAGAAAGATAAAGCGAATTGGCTTCTTTCTTTTAAAGAAATTTACCATGACTTTTAACCCACACTTACCTGATTACGAAACATTTAGGCGTATTGCCGATGGGATGAACATCTTAATGTCTATATATTCTTTTTTAAGTTACTTTAAAAATAAAAACCTTGCATTTTTACTGTATAGCATAACTTTACTCTCTGGCTTAATAGAATATTATATAATAGACCAGTTTCATTTAGCAGGTAAATCCGAGATAATTACTTCTTCATTTGCTCCTGAAATGACCTGCTTTAATGTCTTTTTGTATTGTATATTTATAATAAAAACTTTTGACGGACACAGTCAAGATAAACTTCTTTTCAAAAGAATATATTTCATTATATTAATTCTAATTTTTACAATACTGATTAATCTCATTCTTAAAACTAATAAACTCGAAAATTTGTCACTATGGGTCTATGGAATTACTATTTTGATTTGTACTATCTTACTTGGAGTGGTTTATAAGATGCTCTACAAGTTGACGTTCTCTTTCATGAAATATTACTTTATTGGCTCTATTTTTATAGTATTTGGATGGATCTTAAAATCTTTATTTCAAACTTATCCAGTTGTTTTTTCATCAATAATTACTTTCGAACGCAATAATCCATTTACATTTCCAAATACTTATGGTCAATTAGGAGCCATATTT containing:
- a CDS encoding ATP-binding protein, translated to MDIIRNIAPLLNEYLTIFPVVGIIGPRQVGKTTLAKSLAKLQPVLYLDLESSVDRQKLANPELYLQNHQNKLIILDEIQQMPQLMAELRGIIDNDRRVGRFIILGSASPALIKKSADSLAGRIGYIELSPFTVNEVNTENETKLWHRGGFPLSYLASTERGSMIWRKNFIRTYIEKDLALLGLSAEPQTIERFWRMLASVHGNLWNSESIGRSMGLTHPTINRYLDLMEGAFLVRRLKPYFVNIPKRLVKSPKIYLRDSGIFHAFKDIMTQDDLLDDPQVGASWEGFVIEQIIETMQNVLMNGQAYFYRTQQGAECDLIIEHNGKVKAAIEIKFSSAPQIGKGFRITMEDTNAQQGFVIAKTNETYKIEKNITVTSLNRFLLDFLPNL
- a CDS encoding LuxR C-terminal-related transcriptional regulator; amino-acid sequence: MINIILIDDHIIFGEGITNLLSLNQNFNFIGFYSKTEGLDEIFENNRIDVVLLDVSVIPINGIDYCKYIKTKFHNPKVLFFTMHFDDLIIGRAMKAGANGFITKNNTKDVLFEGIEQIMNGNIFYSPDVEKILLKQYKHEEMKGLPILSSREKEVLELIILGKTSHEIADKLFISTKTVEFHRSNLLIKFDAKNVVDLTREAIKMGIVKINN